A part of Synchiropus splendidus isolate RoL2022-P1 chromosome 19, RoL_Sspl_1.0, whole genome shotgun sequence genomic DNA contains:
- the dexi gene encoding dexamethasone-induced protein homolog has product MPQPISAQLDSVESLLEELPYMFYLGLFFVNVLIVYYAFLMEYIVLNVGIVFLPEDMDQALVDLGVLSDPASVPYDTDTELDVFEGYLE; this is encoded by the coding sequence ATGCCACAACCAATCTCTGCTCAACTAGATTCCGTGGAGTCACTCTTGGAGGAACTTCCATATATGTTCTATCTAGGCCTGTTCTTTGTGAACGTCTTGATCGTCTACTATGCCTTTCTAATGGAGTACATCGTCCTAAATGTGGGGATAGTGTTTCTGCCAGAGGATATGGACCAGGCTTTAGTGGATCTCGGGGTTCTTTCTGACCCAGCGTCAGTCCCCTACGACACAGACACTGAGCTGGATGTGTTTGAGGGTTATCTGGAGTGA